CGCCACCCGACGACGACCCCGAGGGTGCCGCCGAGCAGCGGTCCGAGGCTCGTGAGGACGAGGACGACGGAGTTCGTCCGGCCCAGCGCCACCGCCCGGTCGCGGCCGGCGAAGCGCGCGGACAGGGTGGTCGTCGCGAGCACGGGGACCGCGCCCGCGCCGACGCCCTGCACGAGCCGGCCGAGGAGGAGCACCTCGAACGTCGTCGCCGCCGCGGCGACGCCGGCGCCCACGCACAGCAGCACGACCCCGAGGACGAAGGGCCCGCGCACGCCGACGGAGTCCGCGACCCGGCCCCACACGGCCGTCGACGCGGCGAAGGTGAGGGCGAACGCGGTGAGCACCCACGCGCTGCCGGCGGTGCCGAGGCCCAGCTCGTCGGACAGCGGTCCGATGACGACGCTCGCGGCCGACGTGCCGAGGGAGTCCAGGCCCCACAGGACGCCGAGGACGACCGCGGCCCGCGTGGGGGTCCACGCGGCAGCGGGGGCGAGACCGGGCGGCCCGGGCTCGGGGGAGGTGCGCACCGTCCTGATCCTGCGGCCACGGTCCCGGGTCGGCACCCCGGACCCGGTGGCATGCTCGGACGGTGACGACCGAGGTGACCCCTGCCCGCCCCGTCGCGTGCGTCGTCGGCGCAGGTCCCGGTCTCGGCCTCGCTGCGTCCCGCGCGTTCGCCCGCGCCGGGTACGACGTCGCCCTCGTGGCCCGCGACGAGGGTCGGCTCGCGCAGCTCGCCGGCCGGGTCGAGGTGCCCGGGGCGTCGATCGGCTGGGCGGCCGCGGACGTCGCCGACCCCGTCGGCCTGACCGCCGCGCTCCAGCGCCTCGTCGCCCACACCGGGCGGCTCGACGTGCTCCACCACAACGTCAGCGTCTACAGGGCGGGTCGCGCGCCGGACGTCACGGCGGACGACCTCCTCACCGACGTCGCGGCCGGGGTGGGCAGCCTGCTCACGAGCGTGCGGGCGACGCTGCCCGTGCTGGAGGCGAGCCGGGGCAGCGTCGTCGTCACCGGTGGCGGGGCGGCGGACCGGCCCGTGACCGACGCCGTCACCCTCGGCGTGCAGAAGGCGGGCGTGCGGGCCCTGCTGCAGGCGATGGCGCCCGACCTCGCCGACCGTGGCGTCCACGCCGCGACGCTCACCGTGCGCGGGTTCCTCCGTGAGGGGACGGCCTTCGACCCCGCCGTCGTCGCCGAGCGGCTCGTCGACCTCGCCGAGCGGCGGCACGACGACCCGTCCACCTGGCAGGTGCTCCACGACTTCACCGGGGAGGAGGGGCCGCGTTGAGCGCGCCCGCGGGTACCCGAGCCGAGGCGGCGGTCCGCTCGGAGGTCGTCCCGCGCCTGCTCCCGTGGGTGCTGACGGTCGCCGGTGCCGCAGGGCTCCTCGCCGCACTCGACCTGTCGTACGAGCGGCTGCTGCTCGCCGTCGACCCGTCGTACCGGCCGACGTGCTCGGTCAACCCGCTGCTCGACTGCGGCGCGGTGGCGAGCTCGGACCAGGCGAGCCTGTTCGGCACCTTTCCCAACACGTTGATCGGCGTCGCGTCGTTCGCGGTCGTCGTGACGCTCGGTGTGCTCGGCCTGTGGGGGGTGCGGCTGCCGCGCGGCGTGCGACTCGGGCTGCAGGTCGGGGTCGTGCTGGGCGCGGTGTTCGTCCACTGGCTCGTGGTCGTGAGCGTCTTCCGGCTCGGCGTCCTGTGCCCGTACTGCATGGTCGTGTGGGTGGCGACCATGACGCTCTTCTCCTACGTCACGCTCGCGAACGCCGCGGACGGGCTGCTGGGGCGACGCGTGGCGGCCTCGACCGCGGTGCGCACGCTCGTGCTCGCCCACCCCCTGCCGGTCCTGCTCTGGGTGGCGCTCGTGGCCGCACTGGTCGGAGTCCGGTTCGCCGACCAGTGGGCGCTCATGCTCTGAGGCCGCCGCTCGGCGCCTCGCGGCGTCGCCGGCTCCTGCTGCGCGTCCGGACGACCGCCACGACGAGCACGACGAGGAGGACGAGGACGAGGACGGGCAGGAGCAGCGCCGCGAGGCTCAGCCCGATGCTGAGGGCGTCCTCCGCGGTGCTCGCGACCGGTGCGCCGACCCCCGCGGTCGTCGCGTTGACGACGGCCCGGCCGCCCGCCTTCAACGCGTGCACCGCGAGGGCGATGCCCATCCCGACGAGGACGGGCACCCAGTCCCCGGACTCGACGAACGCGGACGGGTCGCTCAGGAGCGACTCCTGCCCTGTGCCGGCGCCGACCACGAGGCCGCCGGACACCGGCCGCACGACCGTCTGCAGGAGGTCGTTGACGTGGTCGAGGCCCGGGATCTTGTCGGCGGTCACCTCCACGAGCAGGAGCACGCCGAGGACGCCGAGGGCCCACGGGTCGGCGAGCCAGCCCCAGCCCGCCGGTAGCGCCACCAGCTCCGTGTAGCGCGCCAGCAGGCCGAGCGCGAGCAGCGGGACGTACGCGTTGAGCCCCGCCGCCGACGCGAGCCCGAGCGCGGTGAGGACCTCCATCGTCTGCCACCTCCGTGCCTGCGAGGGTACGCGGGACGGCTACGGCGCGAGCAGCCTGACGTCGTCGACGGCGAGGCGCGAGGAGCCCTGCAGACCCTCGGGCGGCCGCAGGCGCAGGAAGGGCTGCACGGCGACGGTCCCCGGCGGCGTCGTCGTCTCGAGGGTCACGGTCCGGCAGCCGGCGCCGGTGTGCCGGGGGACGGGGACCGACACGACCGTGCTGCTGCCGCCGGTGGAGCCCTCGTACGTGCGCAGCTCCAGCACGGCGTCGCCGCTCGCGGCGCGCACGTCGACCTCCAGGCGCAGGGGTACCCCGGCCCCCACGGGCTGGCGGTGGTCGGGCGTGAGGACGCCGTCCTGCGTGCTGAGCGTGCCGCGGCGCAGCTCCACGCCCGTGCTCCCGGAGCAGGCGGCCTGCGGCGACAGGCGACCGGCAGGCGCACCGAACGTCCACGCGGGTGCCGCGTCACGCTGGTCGTCGGCCGTCACGTCCTCGAAGCCGCCCGTCCCGAGGAGCAGGTCGCGGTCGCCGACCGAACCGGGAGCCTCCTGCAGCGGGGCCGTACCGGGGGGTGCGAGGTCGCGCGCCACCGCCCGCGCCGCCTCGGCCACGGGGCCCGTGACCGGCCGGGGCACGTAGTCGTCGACGAGGACGGGGTCGAGGTCGGCGGACACCACGCGGCCGTCGGTGAGGGCGAGGTGGAGCAGGTAGGACTGGAACGTCGGCCACAGGTCCTGGTCGAAGAGCAGGTTCCCCGTCGACTCCGCCACCAGGCGCCCGTCCTCGGTCAGCCCCACCCCGCCGACGACGTGCGGGTGGCTGTTGACGACGGCGGTCGCGCCCGCCTCGAGCGCCACCTCCGTGGCGGTCCGGACGCGGTCGTCCTGGATCCGTTCGTACTCGGTCCCCCCGTGGACCATGACGACGGTGGCGTCGGCGGACCCGGCTGCGTCCGCCACTTCCCGCCGCAGCCGCGCCTCCTCGCACGCGGCGGCACCGCCCTGCCTCGCCCCGGCGACGTAGCGGATGTCGTGCTGGGCCCCGCGGACGGTCGTGCACGCCACGAGGGCGACCGTGCGGTCACCGACGTCGAGCACCGCCGGCTCCCAAGCCTCGTCGGGGGTGAGCCCGGCACCGGTGTGGGCGATGCCTGCCGCGTCCAGCGCCTCGAGGGTGCTGCGCAGGCCGCGGTCGAGCGCGTCGTAGGAGTGGTTGTTGCCGAGGGAGACCGCGTCGACGCCGCTGTCGCGCAGCGCCTCCGCGAGAGCGACGGCGCTCCCGAACGCCAACGCCTTGGTCGGGTGCCACCCGGGTGGGCGTTCGCCGGGCCCGCCCTCGACGAGCGGGTCGTCGACGAGCGGTGTCTCGAGGTTGACCACCGTGAGGTCGGCGTCGGCCAGCAGCGGCGCGACGGCGGCCAGCAGCGTCGTGTGGTCGGCGGCGTCCGCGCCGGGAGGGAGCAGGGGGGAGCCGGCCTCGCCGCTGTCGGCGTAGTACCGACGTCCCGCCATGACGTCGCCGCCGAAGCGGATGGTGAGGGCCCCGTCCGCCAGGACGACGCTCCGCTCCTCGCCCGGCGCCAGCGCGAGAGTCCGCTCCTCGCCCTCCGGCCCCCTCAGCTCCAGCAGCGTGGGGCCGTCGAGCGGGAGGTCGGCCGCGCCGTCGCCGTCGGTCGTCGCCGTCACGTCGCCGGCCGTGACGCCCACACCCGTCAGGGGCTGCCCGTCCGGGTCGACGACACGCACGGTCGCGGGAACGGTGCCGTCCGGGACCGAGCCCGACAGCTCGAGCGCCCCGAGGCCCACCACGGCGACCACGGCGACGCCGGTCAGCACGAACCGCCCGGTCGTCCGCATCCCGCCCACCTTGCCACGCACCGCCCCGAGCGCACTGTGCTGCACCGGACTGCGGGACCCGGGGCGGCCCGTTAGCGTGCCCCGCGTGATCGTCGACGGCTCCTGGCAGGACGACCTGCTCCGTGGTCTGGCCGCGCTCGCCGTCTTCGTCGCGCTGTTCTCGGGGGCCAGGCTTCGATTCAGGAGGACCACCCCGCGTGAGACATCAGACAGCGGGCTCGACTGAGCCGCGACGACGTCGTCCCTGGGGCGAGCGGCAGGCGTTCGCGGCCGTCGCCCTCGTCACCGCCGCCGTGGTCGGCGCCCTGACCGTCGGCGACCCCGCCGTCCCCGCCACTGCCACGCTCGTCGCGGTGGCGGTGTGCGCGGTCGTCCCGGTGGCCGCCGACGGGCTGGTCGGGCTCCTCGTCGGCCTGCTGTCCGCCGCTGCCCTCGTCGTCGTCAGGCAGTGGACCGGTGCGTGGACGCCGGAGTCGTTCGGGCGCTCGCTGGCCACGACCGTCCTCCTCCTTCTCCTCGGCTGGGCGGTGGGCCGGCTCGGCAAGCGCCTGCGGGGGTCCTCGCGTCCCGAACCCTCCCTCGCCCAGGCCGCGGCCTTCGGTTCGATGGGGCTGGTCACCGAGGTCGTCGCCGAGGCGCGTCTGGAGGAGGAGGCGCTGCGCGCCCAGCGCCATCGCAGGGTGCTGTCGGTCATGCTGGTCCGCACGAGCGTGGTCGACGGCTCGGCGGACCGGGCGGACGCCGCGCAGCGTGTGGCCGCCCGGCACGTCGAGGCGGCCCTGCGGCGCACCGA
The Aquipuribacter nitratireducens DNA segment above includes these coding regions:
- a CDS encoding SDR family oxidoreductase gives rise to the protein MTTEVTPARPVACVVGAGPGLGLAASRAFARAGYDVALVARDEGRLAQLAGRVEVPGASIGWAAADVADPVGLTAALQRLVAHTGRLDVLHHNVSVYRAGRAPDVTADDLLTDVAAGVGSLLTSVRATLPVLEASRGSVVVTGGGAADRPVTDAVTLGVQKAGVRALLQAMAPDLADRGVHAATLTVRGFLREGTAFDPAVVAERLVDLAERRHDDPSTWQVLHDFTGEEGPR
- a CDS encoding vitamin K epoxide reductase family protein, producing the protein MSAPAGTRAEAAVRSEVVPRLLPWVLTVAGAAGLLAALDLSYERLLLAVDPSYRPTCSVNPLLDCGAVASSDQASLFGTFPNTLIGVASFAVVVTLGVLGLWGVRLPRGVRLGLQVGVVLGAVFVHWLVVVSVFRLGVLCPYCMVVWVATMTLFSYVTLANAADGLLGRRVAASTAVRTLVLAHPLPVLLWVALVAALVGVRFADQWALML
- a CDS encoding DUF4126 domain-containing protein produces the protein MEVLTALGLASAAGLNAYVPLLALGLLARYTELVALPAGWGWLADPWALGVLGVLLLVEVTADKIPGLDHVNDLLQTVVRPVSGGLVVGAGTGQESLLSDPSAFVESGDWVPVLVGMGIALAVHALKAGGRAVVNATTAGVGAPVASTAEDALSIGLSLAALLLPVLVLVLLVVLVVAVVRTRSRSRRRREAPSGGLRA
- a CDS encoding CapA family protein yields the protein MRTTGRFVLTGVAVVAVVGLGALELSGSVPDGTVPATVRVVDPDGQPLTGVGVTAGDVTATTDGDGAADLPLDGPTLLELRGPEGEERTLALAPGEERSVVLADGALTIRFGGDVMAGRRYYADSGEAGSPLLPPGADAADHTTLLAAVAPLLADADLTVVNLETPLVDDPLVEGGPGERPPGWHPTKALAFGSAVALAEALRDSGVDAVSLGNNHSYDALDRGLRSTLEALDAAGIAHTGAGLTPDEAWEPAVLDVGDRTVALVACTTVRGAQHDIRYVAGARQGGAAACEEARLRREVADAAGSADATVVMVHGGTEYERIQDDRVRTATEVALEAGATAVVNSHPHVVGGVGLTEDGRLVAESTGNLLFDQDLWPTFQSYLLHLALTDGRVVSADLDPVLVDDYVPRPVTGPVAEAARAVARDLAPPGTAPLQEAPGSVGDRDLLLGTGGFEDVTADDQRDAAPAWTFGAPAGRLSPQAACSGSTGVELRRGTLSTQDGVLTPDHRQPVGAGVPLRLEVDVRAASGDAVLELRTYEGSTGGSSTVVSVPVPRHTGAGCRTVTLETTTPPGTVAVQPFLRLRPPEGLQGSSRLAVDDVRLLAP